The Engraulis encrasicolus isolate BLACKSEA-1 chromosome 4, IST_EnEncr_1.0, whole genome shotgun sequence genome includes a window with the following:
- the LOC134448159 gene encoding uncharacterized protein LOC134448159 gives MPPKKRPALSGGLAAFGFTAKRFQKDVISEDSDLPEASAMSTVSITDTAAKGQEQQQYAGDDGHEDGHEDGHDDSKDDSDTDEPESRRDGPINWTTKQWREWSEKNPWLTAGKSGLGCSVCKSAKTLLLTDRTTGAHISDAWVSGTVSSAVQKQLRKKIYQHRDSLAHKRAIEIADLKEKDVLPSKLIEQSAASFDVTASSFRSAYTVAKERMPYTKMGPVMKLNELNGAKVGSTHRSDHSCAAIVEHIAEEMKNQLVSQILKLDSRISLTLDESTIHWRSYIIIYLRSDVTGDGDVDNVFFDLVELGGGDAESLHSALLNSLYSAGLNAEFLKRNLISIATDGAAVLTGRQMGWVASSYHTVKAVLKDFPVLARHFSSASDDDAYNANERNKFAGLLKHLTSTGFLSDLAVMKDVLRELQGLSLKLQKRDTSLVEASRQIQQTMEVLTAMKEAGGKTEAKVKDGIAAGKLKNVVLRESLPKINRGQFYQSIIDSLAKRLPDSELMTMLKPLDAHFWPTERSDLVLFGDREVGKFAKLIGEPVTEAISDYRDWKLQGRSDGHTLKRLLVASKTVLPTSAECERGFSACNDTDDNTRNRLRAKSLTALLFVDLNGPPIERFNPMPFVKSWIRKEHRTSASWDGHWCLHPVILTPSHPHPVRKDCIVTLTPLPPHPVRKDCIVTLTPHPPPPPEEGLHCGPHPPPTPTPKDCIVTLTLHPHPPREEGLHCDPQPSSQSHPVRKDCIVTLTTPPTP, from the exons ATGCCACCGAAAAAAAGACCAGCACTGTCTGGCGGCCTAGCTGCGTTTGGCTTCACGGCCAAAAGATTTCAAAAAGACGTGATATCAGAGGACAGTGACCTCCCTGAAGCCTCCGCTATGTCAACAGTTAGCATCACAGATACTGCTGCAAAAGGTCAAGAACAACAACAATATGCCGGTGACGACGGACATGAAGACGGACACGAAGACGGACATGATGACAGCAAAGATGACAGTGACACAGACGAGCCTGAGTCCAGGAGGGATGGGCCAATTAACTGGACAACCAAGCAGTGGCGAGAGTGGAGCGAGAAGAACCCATGGCTAACTGCCGGCAAGAGTGGGCTTGGGTGCTCTGTATGCAAGTCAGCAAAGACCCTCTTGCTAACCGACAGGACGACTGGAGCCCACATATCCGATGCCTGGGTGAGCGGCACCGTGAGTAGCGCTGTACAAAAACAGTTGCGAAAAAAAATCTACCAGCACCGCGACAGTCTTGCACACAAACGTGCCATTGAAATTGCAGACCTCAAGGAAAAGGATGTTCTACCATCAAAATTAATAGAGCAAAGCGCAGCTTCGTTTGACGTGACAGCAAGCTCGTTCAGGTCCGCGTACACTGTCGCTAAAGAGAGGATGCCATATACAAAAATGGGTCCGGTCATGAAGTTAAACGAGCTCAATGGAGCCAAAGTAGGATCTACTCACCGCTCTGACCACTCTTGCGCTGCCATCGTCGAACATATCGCCGAGGAAATGAAAAATCAACTAGTTTCCCAAATTCTGAAGCTTGATTCCCGCATTAGTTTGACCTTGGATGAAAGCACAATCCATTGGCGCTCCTACATAATCATCTACCTTAGGAGCGATGTCACCGGTGATGGAGATGTGGATAATGTCTTTTTTGATTTAGTCGAGTTGGGCGGTGGTGACGCAGAATCACTTCATAGTGCTTTACTTAACAGTCTGTACAGCGCTGGATTAAACGCCGAATTCCTGAAAAGAAACCTGATCAGCATAGCCACCGATGGAGCTGCTGTCCTGACCGGCAGACAGATGGG GTGGGTTGCCAGCAGCTACCACACGGTCAAAGCAGTCCTGAAAGATTTCCCGGTTTTGGCACGGCACTTCTCCAGTGCCAGTGACGATGACGCCTACAATGCCAACGAGCGGAACAAGTTTGCAGGATTATTGAAACATCTGACATCCACGGGGTTCCTCTCAGATTTGGCAGTAATGAAGGACGTGCTGCGTGAGCTGCAAGGCCTCTCACTGAAACTCCAGAAGCGGGACACGTCTCTGGTGGAGGCAAGTCGGCAGATTCAGCAAACCATGGAAGTGCTCACTGCCATGAAAGAAGCAGGAGGAAAGACAGAGGCAAAGGTCAAAGACGGCATTGCAGCTGGAAAGCTAAAAAATGTTGTGCTGAGGGAATCACTGCCTAAAATAAACAGAGGTCAGTTTTACCAGTCCATCATAGACAGTCTAGCTAAACGCTTACCGGACAGCGAGCTGATGACGATGCTGAAGCCACTAGACGCACATTTCTGGCCCACCGAGAGGTCAGACCTGGTCCTGTTCGGTGACCGCGAGGTGGGGAAATTCGCAAAACTAATCGGCGAGCCTGTCACAGAGGCCATCTCTGATTACAGGGACTGGAAGCTGCAGGGGCGTTCTGATGGCCACACGCTGAAACGCCTCCTTGTCGCCAGCAAGACAGTTCTCCCGACGTCTGCTGAGTGCGAGAGAGGATTTTCTGCGTGTAACGACACAGACGACAACACACGGAACAGACTGCGTGCCAAGAGCCTAACTGCTTTGCTCTTCGTGGATCTGAACGGACCCCCTATTGAGAGATTCAACCCAATGCCATTTGTCAAGTCATGGATTAGGAAGGAACATCGAACATCAGCATCCTGG GATGGACACTGGTGCTTACACCCGGTGATCctcaccccctcccacccccaccccgtgaGGAAGGACTGCATTGTGAccctcacccccctccctccccacccagtGAGGAAGGACTGCATTGtgaccctcaccccccacccacccccaccccctgaggAAGGACTGCATTGTGGCCctcaccctccccccacccccacccc GAAGGACTGCATTGTGACCCTCaccctccacccacacccaccccgtgAGGAAGGACTGCATTGTGACCCTCAACCCTcctcccaatcccaccccgtgAGGAAGGACTGCATTGTGACCCTCACCACCCCTCCCACCCCGTGA